The Deinococcus aquaticus genomic interval ATGGCGCGGCCCAGCGAGTCGCGCAGCACGGCGTTCTGCCCGGCGGCGTTCAGGCCCAGCACGCGGGGGTTGTCCAGCACGATCTGCTGCTGCACGCGGCGGGCCTCGGTCTTGGCGCGCGGCACGAGGCCCTCGCCCAGCGCGAAGGCCAGGACGGTCACGGCCAGTCCCAGCGCCAGGACGGGGCGGAACAGGCGCGTGGCGGGAATCCCGGCCGCCAGCGCGCTTTTCAGTTCACTGTCGGCTGCCAGCCGGGAGAGGCCCAGCAGCGTGGCGAACATCAGCGCGATGGGCAGGGCCTGCGCGGCGGCCTCGGGCACGTTCAGGGCCAGCACGCGGGCCACCAGGGCGGGGTTGGCTCCCTTGGCGAGCAGCGGCGCGATGACTTTTTCCAGGCTGCCGACGACCAGCAGGGTGATCACGGCGGCCAGCGCGCCGAACAGGAACGGCAGGATCTCGTTCAGGACGTACCGCTCAAAGGTTTTCAGGCCTCTCACCGGAGCCTCCAGGCGAGCGCGGCGGCCAGCAGCGCGAACGCGAGGTTCGGCAGCCACGCGGCCAGCGCGGGGTTCAGTGCCCCGGCCGTGGCGAGGCCCGGCACGGTGCTCCACAGGACATAGAAGGTCACGATGAACAGCAGCACGGCGGCGAACGCGGCGGCGCGGTTGCGCAGCAGCAGGCCCAGCGCCCCGGCCGCCAGGGCGAACACCACGGCGGTCAGCGGGTCGGCCACGCGGCGGGCCAGCTGGAACGTGGCGGCGCGGCGGTCGGCGGGCAGCAGGGCGGGATCGGCGGCGCGCGCGCGCAGTTCGGGCGTGGTGGCCTGCTCGGCGTTGCCGGGCGGGGGACGCAAGGTGTCGTTCTGCGGGACAGTCACGGACTGCGTGCTCTGCCGGGGTGGCTGGCCGGGGCGGGTGATCCAGGGGGTGATCAGCGTCCAGGTGCGTTTCTGCGCGTCCCAGCTGCCCAGCGAGGCGGTCAGGGTTTCCTGGCCGCGCTGCACCATCACGCCCTGAAGCTGCGCGGTGCTGCCGCCCGGTTCGCTGACGATCCGTCCGGCGTAGTACAGCGCGCCGGGCGGGGCGTACGTGTAGCGTTCCTGCCGGGGCGGGGGCGGCGGAATGTCGTAGATGCTGAACCACGCGCGGTCCCAGGCGGACAGTCCGGCGGGCACCAGCCGGTCGGCATTCACGAACGCCACGGCCGCCACCGCCAGGAACGGCAGGGCCAGCGGCCACACCAGCCGCAGCGGGGGCACGCCGCCCGCGCTGATGGCCTTGAGTTCACTGTCGCGCTGCATGCGCGAGAAGGCCAGCAGGATCGCAAAGGGCACGGCCAGCACCAGCGCGCGGTTCAGGATGGTCGGCAGGATCGCCAGGAACGCGGCGGCGCCCTTCAGGAGCGGCGGGTGGTAGGTCAGGAGTTTACTGACGGTGCTGCTCAGCACGTCAACCATCTGGAGGGTCAGGAACAGCGCCACGCCCGCCGCGTACCAGCGTGTGACCTCGGCAAGGACGAGGCGGATGAGAAGGGGCGGCACGAGCAGGATTCTAGCGGGCGCGGATGAGGATGGGCGCGCAGGAGCCGCGCGCGCCGGACACTCATACGGATTCCGTCTGTTCCGTTAACAGCCCGGAACGGCACCGGGTTGCCAACTCCACGCCCGAAATCCGTTTTGCTCCCACTCGCTCCGCTCGGATTGAACGGTTTTTGCAAACCATTCCATCGGAGTCCGTATTATCCGGCCTGTGAGGGGGCGGCCGCGCCGGGCAGCGGGAGTTCCCAGCCGAGGCGTTCGCGGCGCGCGACGAACTCGTGCAGGCGCAGGATAGCGGCGTTGCCCTGCGCGCCGCGTTCCTGGATGGCGCGGGCGCTGGCGGTGTCCAGGTACGCGAGGCGCAGCAGTTCGGTGGCGTTCAGGCCGTCGCGGGTCTGTTTCACGCCGCGTTCGCGGCGGATGGTGGCGCTGTCGGTGCCCAGCACGCTGCGGTTGCTGATGCTGCCCAGCTGTCCGTACACGTTCCCGGCCCCGCCGTGCCGGGCGACGGTGCTCATGAGGTCGCGGCGGGCGTGGGTGCTGTCCAGGCGGGCGGCCAGCCAGCGGCGCGCTTCGGGGTCCGGGTTGCGCTCGGCGATCTGGGCCGCGAGGCGCACGTCGCCCTGCATGGCGTGGGTCAGGAGATCCTGCGCGCGCCTGCGCCAGCGGCGGGCCTGGGGGGTGTCCAGCGTGAAGGCCAGCCGCGTGAAGTCGGCCACGGTCAGGGTCGCTTCCGGCCCGGCCCCGAAGTCGCGTTCCGGGGCGTCCACGCTGTCCAGCGCGGCGGTCTGCTCGGCGGCGTTCAGGCCGAGCTGGGTCAGTGCACTGGGGGCGTGCAGCAGGCCGTCCGCGCTGATGGGCAGACGAACGGTGCCGAATTCCAGGGTCAGCGGGGCGTTTTTCATACGTATATCATAGCATATATTATGTATCTAGCATAATCACGGACAGGTAACGGCGCCCCGCAAGCAACCTCTCCCCCACCCTGCCCGCCGTACACTGACGGGGCACACCACAACCCAACCCCACAACCCAATCCCGGACACGCCCCTTCCCCTCTGGAGGACTGCTCATGACCGACCCACACCGCCCCGACCGCTGGCCCGTTCCTGACAGCGTGCTGCGCCGCCTGCGCAGCGACCCGGAGGATGACATCACCCGCGCCGCGCAGGACCCGGACGGCTTCTGGCTGGAACAGGCCCGGCAGTACGAATGGACGAGAGAACCCACCACGGCGCTCACCTGGAACCGCCCGGACATGCAGTGGTTCGCAGACGGGCAGACGAACATCACCCTCAATGCCCTGGACCGCCACGCCCGGGGCGAGAACCGCACCCGCGCCGCCCTGATCTGGCTGTCGGAAACCGGCGAGCGGCAGATCTACACCTACGGCCTGCTGCTTGAACAGGTGGAACGCGCCGCCGCCGGACTGCGGCACCTGGGCGTGCAGCCCGGCGACCGCGTCGTGATCTACATGCCCCTGACCCCGGAAGGCGTGATCGCCATGCTCGCCTGCGCCCGCCTGGGAGCCGTGCACTCGGTCGTGTACGCCGGACTGGGCGTGGGCGCCCTACGGGACCGCATCACGGACGCCGGGGCGCGCGTGGTCATCACCGCCGACGTGGGGTACCGGCGCGGAAAACTGGTGGACCTGTACGGCATTGCCGCCGAGGCCATCGCCGAACTGGGCGGCGTGGAACACCTGATCCTGTGGGAACGCATCAAGACGTACCAGCGCGAACACGACGCCCGCACCGTCCCCTGGGAGACGCTGTTCACGCACGGACACGCACCCGCCGTCACCGTGAACGCCGAGGACCCCCTGTTCATCCTGTACACGTCCGGCAGCACCGGCAAACCCAAGGGCGTGATCCACACGCACGGCGGGTACATGGTCGGCACCGCCTACCACCTGCGCCAGCTGTTCGACGTGCGCGGCGGCGACGTGTTCTTCTGCACCAGCGACATCGGCTGGATCGTCGGGCACAGTTACATCGTGTACGGCCCGCTGGTCGCCGGGGCCACCGTCCTGTTCCGCGAGGGCGCCCCCGACTTCCCCGACACGGGCGTCCTGTGGCGCGCCGTGCAGGAGTACGGCGTGGACATACTGTTCACCGCGCCCACCACCCTGCGCCTGTTCATGAAACTCGGCGCAGACACCCTGAAACCCCACGACCTGACCCGCCTGCGCGTCGTCGCCTGCGCCGGGGAAGCCCTGAACCCCGAAGCGTGGCGCTGGGCGCAGGAACACATCGGCGGAGGGCTGGGCGAGGGCGCGCACGCCGCCGTCATCGACCACTGGTGGCAGACCGAACTGGGCGCCCCCACTCTCGGCACCCACCCCCGCTGGCCCGTCCGCCCCGGCTACGCCGGACGCCCCCTGGCTGGCGTGGACGCCGACATCGTCGACGAGAATGGCCAGAGCGTCCCGGACGGACAGCAGGGGCACCTCGTCATCCGCCGCCCCTTTCCCAGCATGATGCGCGGCATTCACGGCAACCCCGACAAGTACGCGCAGATCTGGAACGAGAACCCCGCCGGGTACCTGTCCGGCGACCTCGCCACCCGCGACGAACACGGGTACATCAGCATCCTGGGCCGCAGCGACGACGTCCTGTCCGTCGCCGGGCACCGCATCGGCAGCGCCGACGTGGAAGACGCGCTTGTTTCCCACCCCGCCGTGGCTGAGGCCGCCGTGATCGGCATTCCCGACGAACTGAAAGGCCAGAGCATCATCGCGCACGTCATCCTCCGGCGCGGCTTCGAGGATCAGGTGGGCCAGGGCCTGCGCGCCAGCATCACCGAACACGTCCGCCGGGAACTGGGCCCCATCGCCACGCCCGCCGAGATCCGCGTGGTCGAGGCGCTCCCCAAAACCCGCAGCGGCAAGATCCTGCGCCGCCTCCTGCGTGCCCAGGCACTTGGCGAGGACCCCGGCGACCTCACCACCCTGGAAGGCTAGGCGGGGGCCACAGACGGCAGAGAGAGACAATAAAAAATCCGCCTCAGCAGGCGGTGATGTCAACAACTATAGCGCGGTATGCAGGGACGGCCAAGGGTATGCGGCCGGTCCGGGGCAGGCCAGACATCCAGCCTGCCCGGCCTGCTCAGTCGCGGGGGCGTGCCAGGGCGCGGCGGAATACGTTCAGGCTGCCCCCGTCGAACAGCACGAAGCGCACCAGCATGTCCGGGTGGTCGGTCAGGAACGCCTGCGCGGTCGCCAGGGCTACCTCGGCGGCGCGGTCCAGGGGGTAGCCGTACACGCCGGTACTGATGCCCGGGAACGCCACGCTGCGGCACCCGTGCGCGGCGGCCAGTTCCAGGCTGGAGCGGTATGCACCGGCCAGCGCCTCGGCCTCGCCCTGACCCCCGCCGCGCCAGATCGGACCGACCGCGTGAATCACGTACTGCACGCCCCGCGCGGACAGCCCGAACGCGGAGGTAATGACGGCCGTGCCGGTGGGTGTGCCGCCAATAGCGCGGATGGCGCGCAGCAGCTCCGGCCCGGCGGCTCGGTGAATCACGCCGTCCACACCGCCGCCACCCGCCAGTTCCCTGTTCGCGGCAGTCACGATGGCGTCGGTGTCCTGCGCGGCGATATCTCCCTGAATCAGTTCCAGCGGCATGCCCGTTCCCTTACTCGTTCCCGATGCGGCGCAGGTCCGTGTCGGTCAGGGTGTAACTGCGCAGCGCGTCGGCCTGCACGCGCGCCTCGCGGTCCGCCTCGACCCAGTCCATTTCCGGCAGGTGCCGGGCGCGTTCGGCCGTCTGAATGGCGTGCAGTTCGCCCAGCGCGCGGTCCAGGTCGTCGTTCACGACCACGTAACGGAACTCGTGCGCCTCGCGGATCTCCTCGCGGGCGCGGGCCAGCCGTTTCTCGATGCGGTCCGGCGTTTCGGTCGCGCGGCCCTCCAGGCGGCGGCGCAACTCGCTGAGGCTGGGCGGCATGATGAAGATCAGGATGGCTTCCTCGCCCATGCGGGCCTTGACCTGCATGGCTCCCTCCACCTCGATTTCCAGGATCACGTCCTGCCCGCGGCTCAGGGCCGCCTCGATGGGTTCGATGGGCGTGCCGTAGCGGTTCCCGACGAACGCCGCGTGCTCCAGGAACCCGTCGGCCTGCGCCTTGGCCTCGAACGCGTCCGGGGTGACGAATACGTAGTCCACGCCGTCCTGCTCGC includes:
- a CDS encoding macro domain-containing protein, whose amino-acid sequence is MPLELIQGDIAAQDTDAIVTAANRELAGGGGVDGVIHRAAGPELLRAIRAIGGTPTGTAVITSAFGLSARGVQYVIHAVGPIWRGGGQGEAEALAGAYRSSLELAAAHGCRSVAFPGISTGVYGYPLDRAAEVALATAQAFLTDHPDMLVRFVLFDGGSLNVFRRALARPRD
- the ddrC gene encoding DNA damage response protein DdrC: MKNAPLTLEFGTVRLPISADGLLHAPSALTQLGLNAAEQTAALDSVDAPERDFGAGPEATLTVADFTRLAFTLDTPQARRWRRRAQDLLTHAMQGDVRLAAQIAERNPDPEARRWLAARLDSTHARRDLMSTVARHGGAGNVYGQLGSISNRSVLGTDSATIRRERGVKQTRDGLNATELLRLAYLDTASARAIQERGAQGNAAILRLHEFVARRERLGWELPLPGAAAPSQAG
- the gmk gene encoding guanylate kinase, with amino-acid sequence MTSQDTPLSVSPRRGLLLVMTGASGVGKGTLRERWLAGQDVFYSTSWTTREARPGEQDGVDYVFVTPDAFEAKAQADGFLEHAAFVGNRYGTPIEPIEAALSRGQDVILEIEVEGAMQVKARMGEEAILIFIMPPSLSELRRRLEGRATETPDRIEKRLARAREEIREAHEFRYVVVNDDLDRALGELHAIQTAERARHLPEMDWVEADREARVQADALRSYTLTDTDLRRIGNE
- a CDS encoding LptF/LptG family permease, which translates into the protein MPPLLIRLVLAEVTRWYAAGVALFLTLQMVDVLSSTVSKLLTYHPPLLKGAAAFLAILPTILNRALVLAVPFAILLAFSRMQRDSELKAISAGGVPPLRLVWPLALPFLAVAAVAFVNADRLVPAGLSAWDRAWFSIYDIPPPPPRQERYTYAPPGALYYAGRIVSEPGGSTAQLQGVMVQRGQETLTASLGSWDAQKRTWTLITPWITRPGQPPRQSTQSVTVPQNDTLRPPPGNAEQATTPELRARAADPALLPADRRAATFQLARRVADPLTAVVFALAAGALGLLLRNRAAAFAAVLLFIVTFYVLWSTVPGLATAGALNPALAAWLPNLAFALLAAALAWRLR
- a CDS encoding acetate--CoA ligase, whose translation is MTDPHRPDRWPVPDSVLRRLRSDPEDDITRAAQDPDGFWLEQARQYEWTREPTTALTWNRPDMQWFADGQTNITLNALDRHARGENRTRAALIWLSETGERQIYTYGLLLEQVERAAAGLRHLGVQPGDRVVIYMPLTPEGVIAMLACARLGAVHSVVYAGLGVGALRDRITDAGARVVITADVGYRRGKLVDLYGIAAEAIAELGGVEHLILWERIKTYQREHDARTVPWETLFTHGHAPAVTVNAEDPLFILYTSGSTGKPKGVIHTHGGYMVGTAYHLRQLFDVRGGDVFFCTSDIGWIVGHSYIVYGPLVAGATVLFREGAPDFPDTGVLWRAVQEYGVDILFTAPTTLRLFMKLGADTLKPHDLTRLRVVACAGEALNPEAWRWAQEHIGGGLGEGAHAAVIDHWWQTELGAPTLGTHPRWPVRPGYAGRPLAGVDADIVDENGQSVPDGQQGHLVIRRPFPSMMRGIHGNPDKYAQIWNENPAGYLSGDLATRDEHGYISILGRSDDVLSVAGHRIGSADVEDALVSHPAVAEAAVIGIPDELKGQSIIAHVILRRGFEDQVGQGLRASITEHVRRELGPIATPAEIRVVEALPKTRSGKILRRLLRAQALGEDPGDLTTLEG